A window of Christiangramia forsetii KT0803 contains these coding sequences:
- a CDS encoding DUF4199 domain-containing protein, translating to MKKFSIEIKWGILFTIISLVWMFLEKGLGWHDENIAQHAIYTNLFAIVAIALYVVALLDKRKNFYQGKMTWSQGFISGIVISIVVAIFSPLAQYITHEFITPDYFDNIIAYSVESGAMTKAAAEEYFNLTSYIIQSFFFALVVGVVTSAIVAFFVKMK from the coding sequence ATGAAAAAATTCTCAATCGAAATTAAGTGGGGAATTCTCTTTACAATAATTTCCTTAGTTTGGATGTTCCTGGAAAAAGGCCTGGGATGGCATGATGAAAATATCGCGCAACATGCGATCTATACCAACCTCTTTGCTATTGTAGCCATCGCTCTGTATGTAGTTGCCTTACTTGATAAACGAAAAAATTTCTATCAGGGTAAAATGACGTGGAGCCAGGGATTTATTTCAGGAATAGTAATAAGCATCGTTGTAGCAATATTCTCTCCATTAGCCCAGTACATCACACATGAGTTTATTACTCCGGATTATTTTGATAACATCATTGCATATTCAGTAGAAAGCGGTGCCATGACCAAAGCTGCTGCCGAAGAATATTTCAACCTTACTTCTTATATTATTCAGTCGTTCTTCTTTGCACTGGTGGTTGGGGTAGTTACTTCTGCTATTGTGGCGTTTTTTGTGAAGATGAAGTAG
- a CDS encoding peptidoglycan DD-metalloendopeptidase family protein, translating into MQSFSDFLNELTSGFTPVIGGEYKQEDFAYIDLSENNRDLLKLEVASSEAFSIFISEFLKNRDKKAAYGGYNELRTLYNRSQLFNNTEANRNIHIGLDVWVPAFSDIVSPLDGKIHSFKDNDNFGDYGPTIILEHVIDQRKFYTLYGHLSRKSLDNLQVGAEIKAGDKIAELGDFDENGDYAPHLHFQIMENMQDKIGDYPGVVKKEDLDMFLKNCPDPSLLLKI; encoded by the coding sequence ATGCAAAGTTTTTCTGATTTTTTAAATGAATTGACCTCTGGTTTTACTCCGGTTATAGGAGGGGAGTATAAACAAGAGGATTTCGCATATATAGATCTTTCTGAAAATAATCGGGATCTTCTAAAATTAGAGGTGGCTTCTTCGGAAGCATTTTCCATTTTTATTTCTGAATTCCTTAAGAACCGGGATAAGAAAGCCGCTTATGGCGGTTATAATGAACTAAGAACTTTATATAACCGAAGTCAGCTTTTCAATAATACCGAAGCCAACCGCAATATCCATATTGGTCTTGACGTCTGGGTCCCAGCTTTTTCTGATATTGTGAGTCCGTTAGATGGGAAAATCCATAGTTTTAAAGACAATGATAATTTTGGAGATTATGGCCCGACTATTATTCTGGAGCATGTGATAGATCAAAGAAAATTCTATACACTTTACGGTCATCTTTCCCGAAAATCACTGGATAATCTACAAGTAGGGGCAGAGATAAAGGCCGGAGACAAGATCGCTGAATTAGGTGATTTTGATGAAAATGGGGATTATGCACCACATTTACATTTTCAGATAATGGAAAATATGCAGGACAAAATTGGTGATTACCCGGGGGTAGTTAAAAAAGAGGATCTGGACATGTTTCTAAAAAACTGCCCGGACCCTAGTTTGTTGTTGAAAATATAG
- a CDS encoding DUF6249 domain-containing protein: protein MGSEVIVLPVIFGTVFGIFYLYISARNRERLALIDKGADASIFYSKKKHVTPVWKVIVLNLALLLAGIGIGIFIANMLTINMGIDEDVAYPGTIFLLAGIGLFAGFFATKKLNKNA from the coding sequence ATGGGATCAGAAGTCATTGTTTTACCTGTTATCTTCGGAACAGTTTTCGGTATATTTTATTTATACATTTCCGCCAGAAACCGGGAACGCCTAGCTCTTATTGATAAAGGCGCAGATGCAAGCATTTTTTATAGCAAAAAGAAACATGTTACGCCCGTATGGAAAGTGATTGTTTTGAATCTTGCCCTACTGCTTGCAGGAATTGGAATCGGTATTTTTATCGCGAACATGCTAACTATTAACATGGGAATTGATGAAGATGTCGCCTACCCCGGAACTATTTTCTTATTAGCAGGAATTGGATTATTTGCTGGCTTCTTTGCTACTAAAAAACTGAATAAAAACGCTTAG
- a CDS encoding RNA polymerase sigma factor, with product MIKNTDQYLIEKVLNGDTNAFGELVDRYQNFVFTIAIRILKVTEEAEEVAQDSFIKAYDSLSSFRGDSKFSTWLYRIVYHKSLDRIKMNKRHRTYEINEEVTEDTLNHIENGLEFMLSAERTQIIKNCISQLPETEAAIISLYYLEEQSVKEIVKVTDLTEDNIKIKLYRSRKKLFSLLEGYIKPEISNRNGKAI from the coding sequence ATGATCAAAAACACCGACCAGTATTTAATTGAAAAGGTCCTTAATGGCGATACCAATGCCTTTGGGGAGTTGGTAGATCGTTATCAAAATTTTGTCTTTACGATTGCGATTAGAATTTTAAAGGTTACTGAAGAAGCGGAAGAAGTTGCCCAGGATAGTTTTATTAAAGCTTATGATTCGTTATCCAGTTTTCGTGGAGATTCGAAATTCTCCACCTGGTTATACAGGATCGTTTATCACAAGAGCCTGGATAGAATTAAGATGAATAAAAGACATAGGACTTATGAAATTAACGAAGAGGTTACTGAGGATACTCTAAATCATATTGAAAACGGACTGGAATTCATGTTAAGTGCCGAAAGAACCCAGATTATTAAAAACTGTATTTCTCAATTACCAGAAACCGAAGCGGCGATTATAAGTTTATATTATTTAGAAGAACAATCGGTAAAAGAGATCGTTAAAGTGACAGATCTTACAGAAGACAATATTAAAATTAAATTGTATCGTAGCCGGAAAAAATTATTTTCATTGTTAGAAGGATACATTAAACCAGAAATATCTAATAGAAATGGAAAAGCAATTTGA
- a CDS encoding GIY-YIG nuclease family protein, with protein MTHKLNSELKGHFDHREKSVMKEYFVYITTNHKKTVLYVGVTNDLGIRLNQHYQDSKMKKESFAGKYNCYHLVYFEKYNDPNDAILREKVIKKWRREKKNKLIQEFNSNWQFLENDIL; from the coding sequence ATGACGCACAAATTAAATTCAGAATTAAAAGGTCATTTCGACCATAGGGAGAAATCTGTAATGAAAGAGTATTTTGTTTATATAACTACAAATCACAAGAAGACCGTTCTCTATGTTGGAGTAACCAATGATCTTGGAATAAGATTAAACCAGCATTACCAGGATAGTAAAATGAAGAAAGAATCATTCGCTGGCAAATACAATTGTTATCATTTGGTCTATTTCGAAAAGTATAATGATCCGAATGACGCGATACTTCGAGAAAAAGTTATTAAAAAGTGGAGAAGGGAGAAAAAGAACAAACTAATTCAAGAATTCAACTCCAATTGGCAGTTTTTAGAGAATGATATTTTATGA